A genome region from Penicillium psychrofluorescens genome assembly, chromosome: 3 includes the following:
- a CDS encoding uncharacterized protein (ID:PFLUO_005253-T1.cds;~source:funannotate), whose protein sequence is MSTSSSTGGGAPPGSSKTPSHPINLASLSVPQLRSLQTRLTSELEHLTSSHAKLRAAQAKFRDCVRSINDGVVGSANKGTAGREEILVPLTSSLYVKGTLADREKVLVDVGTGFYVEKTPAKAIAFYEDKVKGLDVNLQELEKIVQEKNTHLRVTEEMLRQKMLSGEGAPAQAAAAG, encoded by the exons ATGTCCACATCAAGCTccaccggcggcggagcTCCTCCAGGCTCGAGCAAGACTCCCTCTCATCCCA TCAATCTCGCCTCCCTCTCCGTCCCACAACTCCGCTCCCTTCAAACACGCCTCACCTCCGAACTGGAACACCTAACCTCGTCTCATGCCAAGCTGCGCGCCGCCCAGGCCAAGTTCCGCGATTGTGTGCGCTCGATCAACGACGGTGTCGTCGGGTCCGCGAATAAGGGAACGGCAGGCCGTGAGGAGATTCTGGTCCCGCTGACGAGCTCGCTGTATGTGAAGGGGACGCTGGCGGATCGGGAGAAGGTGCTTGTGGATGTTGGGACCGGATTTTATGTTGAGAAG ACACCTGCCAAGGCCATTGCGTTCTATGAGGACAAGGTCAAGGGACTGGATGTCAATttgcaggagctggagaagattgtGCAGGAGAAGAATACCCATCTGCGGGTCACGGAGGAGA TGCTGCGACAGAAGATGCTCAGTGGGGAAGGGGCGCCAGCacaggcggcggcggcaggCTAG